A portion of the Echeneis naucrates chromosome 5, fEcheNa1.1, whole genome shotgun sequence genome contains these proteins:
- the nisch gene encoding nischarin isoform X6, which produces MDPGPYAEEAPERKVCVVGSELVENYTVYIIEVIDGEHRWTVKHRYSDFHDLHEKLTAEKKVDRRLLPPKKILGKNSKSLVERRQKELELYLQTLLQQFPEATPTPLACFLNFHLYEINGITAALAEELFHKGEQLLQAGEVFSLCPLQLYSVSQQLRLAKPTCCNGDAKTDLGHILDFTCRLRYLKICGTRGPVGTSNIQESCLPFDLSIFKSLLQIEISECSSQQIQGLSSLRPSLATMSIHRSTETMMSILVPEASEFSQWEPEGVESSCPVTAVIPVWRNLTTLDMSHNCISTIDNSVKLIRKVEFLDLSYNQLSSVENLQHLYNLVHVDLSYNSLRVLEAAHTRLGNIKTLSLAGNQLDRLTGLTKLYSLVNLDLSHNQLAQLEEIRNIGSLPCLEKLNLSSNPMCIIPDYRTKVLAQFGDRAAEVCLDSKVTTEKELDTVEVLKAIQKAKEVKDRMSSSDKKISEETRLSTAAPPHLLSCSSSSSPPSSCCSSAVAPPAVTSSSSSSSSSCPAQQAACPSQGNHK; this is translated from the exons ATGGACCCCGGGCCTTATGCAGAGGAGGCCCCGGAGAGGAAAGTGTGTGTCGTCGGCTCGGAGCTGGTGGAAAACTACACT GTCTACATCATTGAGGTGATAGATGGCGAACACAGATGGACTGTGAAGCACCGCTACAGTGACTTCCATGATCTCCATGAAAAA CTGACTGCAGAGAAGAAAGTAGACCGACGACTGCTTCCTCCCAAGAAGATTTTAGGAAAGAACTCGAAGAGTCTGGTCGAGCGGCggcagaaggagctggagctctACCTGCAGACGCTGCTGCAGCAGTTCCCAGAGGCCACACCCACCCCGCTTGCCTGCTTCCTGAATTTTCACCTCTAT gaAATTAACGGCATCACAGCAGCGCTGGCTGAGGAGTTGTTCCATAAAG GTGAGCAGCTGTTGCAGGCTGGGGAGGTGTTTTCTCTGTGCCCTCTGCAGCTTTACTCCGTCTCCCAGCAGCTTCGTCTGGCCAAACCAACCTGCTGTAACGGAGATGCCAAAACCGATCTCGGGCACATCCTGGACTTCACCTGCAGGCTGCGATACCTCAAG ATCTGTGGTACCCGAGGTCCAGTAGGAACCAGTAACATCCAAGAGAGTTGTCTCCCCTTTGACCTGTCTATTTTCAAATCATTGCTGCAAATAGAG atcAGTGAGTGCAGCTCTCAGCAGATTCAAGGTTTGTCATCACTGAGGCCGAGTCTGGCCACAATGAGCATCCACCGCTCCACAGAAACCATGATG TCGATCCTGGTACCGGAGGCAAGTGAGTTCTCACAGTGGGAACCCGAGGGGGTGGAGTCCAGTTGTCCCGTCACCGCCGTCATTCCTGTGTGGAGAAACCTGACCACGCTGGACATGAGCCACAACTGCATCAGCACCATCGACAACTCGGTG AAACTGATTCGAAAAGTGGAGTTTCTGGATCTGAGTTATAACCAGCTGTCCTCAGTAGAAAATCTCCAG CATCTGTACAACTTGGTCCATGTGGATCTGTCCTATAACAGCCTGCGGGTCCTTGAGGCTGCTCACACTCGTCTGGGCAACATAAAAACACTGAGCCTGGCTGGAAACCAGCTGGACCGTCTGACCGGCCTCACCAAGCTCTACTCTCTGGTCAACCTGGACCTGAGCCACAACCAGCTGGCCCAG ttgGAGGAGATCAGGAACATTGGCTCACTGCCGTGTCTTGAGAAACTCAACCTGTCCAGTAATCCCATGTGCATCATCCCAGACTACAGAACCAAAGTCTTGGCTCAGTTCGGAGACCGTGCAGCAGAG GTTTGTCTAGACAGTAAAGTGACGACAGAGAAGGAGCTGGACACAGTGGAAGTGTTGAAAGCCATTCAGAAAGCCAAAGAAGTTAAAGACAGGATGAGCAGCAGTGACAAGAAG ATCAGTGAGGAGACCAGGCTGTCTACTGCTGCACCTCCTCACCTCTtatcctgctcctcctcctcttctcccccctcctcctgctgctcctctgctgtCGCTCCCCCTGctgtcacctcctcctcctcctcctcctcctcttcttgccCGGCCCAGCAGGCTGCCTGCCCCAGCCAAGGTAATCAT AAATGA
- the nisch gene encoding nischarin isoform X1 yields the protein MDPGPYAEEAPERKVCVVGSELVENYTVYIIEVIDGEHRWTVKHRYSDFHDLHEKLTAEKKVDRRLLPPKKILGKNSKSLVERRQKELELYLQTLLQQFPEATPTPLACFLNFHLYEINGITAALAEELFHKGEQLLQAGEVFSLCPLQLYSVSQQLRLAKPTCCNGDAKTDLGHILDFTCRLRYLKICGTRGPVGTSNIQESCLPFDLSIFKSLLQIEISECSSQQIQGLSSLRPSLATMSIHRSTETMMSILVPEASEFSQWEPEGVESSCPVTAVIPVWRNLTTLDMSHNCISTIDNSVKLIRKVEFLDLSYNQLSSVENLQHLYNLVHVDLSYNSLRVLEAAHTRLGNIKTLSLAGNQLDRLTGLTKLYSLVNLDLSHNQLAQLEEIRNIGSLPCLEKLNLSSNPMCIIPDYRTKVLAQFGDRAAEVCLDSKVTTEKELDTVEVLKAIQKAKEVKDRMSSSDKKISEETRLSTAAPPHLLSCSSSSSPPSSCCSSAVAPPAVTSSSSSSSSSCPAQQAACPSQEMTSREEAAVSLSVLPPVDATPPAESFNPDTHLLSAQHTQRQQPAVSLSEHAPSGTPTRITTPTTATTTATACCICSSSSSRPAEASLSSTWCPLLPSHLLSFSSSNKDFTTQLSQCLCTALKEEKKKKQEAEEKEEREEKKRSESREVQSHVEGTQVGSPSPGSGDGYFEMGLDDTGEESNCSSSTSLAALPVELGSHQGDLSDGEEEVNVNSVLWCCCLQVEEQVEQKNACLVLADQLLGLLYLSDDFTRTNQDTDQEQSPPVKEVLSGLQMDLLLPYSQLLLSPQDQLPDCCLAFGLQSAPTRWYIFSEVEALRQTRTELTTLIQAAKSHIDLEAPELQIPQLLPPSLINSWELEESQGAQGGYPAQLLPSSTSSSSDIHPLLLDILSQEDEPRLSSLLFLTHRHLWVLKIDFKELAERERSNADLHDSSSSWCRLLRVPLGSVMLYPRERAPQMGGGTSKTPCPGPKHQHRGSHTAELLLGNQRLLLLFPLAQDRSSFLEELSQRRASLEGLKMLALPKPCRPCPHQREQRQDHYRSRDQCCCTSTRKSHSSSSWDSSHLQLEENQPSSHLLPGLTPGLKLLARLGGEQLLAFFQRYIALSEAEEVRQVLWLSVVLYKSPEAELTCCLLLSNDTIYFLLEDSASTLGHHSVLDITDSGDPDVCLCCCLSIRLSELLSVNVGLFDQYFRVVGRSADHIVCCLSRDSYGTGVFLQELMSALSLQQQLPPPEPSDQDFYSQFTNTNTGKMQNYELVHSSRVKFIYPSEEEMGDLTFIVAERKTPASASSSSSRSFNVLLYLLVFQVQIPSQGSALSGPSSSSSSGSAPSPVLQPRTLILTSTDVFLLDEDYISYPLPDFAKEPPSRERYQLREARRIRDLDRVLLGYQTYPQALTLVFDDLPGPDLLCHLTMDHFAAGGEEASLRGGGAGGGAEGEVQWCVFVPGADSRERLISLLARQWEALCSRELPVELTG from the exons ATGGACCCCGGGCCTTATGCAGAGGAGGCCCCGGAGAGGAAAGTGTGTGTCGTCGGCTCGGAGCTGGTGGAAAACTACACT GTCTACATCATTGAGGTGATAGATGGCGAACACAGATGGACTGTGAAGCACCGCTACAGTGACTTCCATGATCTCCATGAAAAA CTGACTGCAGAGAAGAAAGTAGACCGACGACTGCTTCCTCCCAAGAAGATTTTAGGAAAGAACTCGAAGAGTCTGGTCGAGCGGCggcagaaggagctggagctctACCTGCAGACGCTGCTGCAGCAGTTCCCAGAGGCCACACCCACCCCGCTTGCCTGCTTCCTGAATTTTCACCTCTAT gaAATTAACGGCATCACAGCAGCGCTGGCTGAGGAGTTGTTCCATAAAG GTGAGCAGCTGTTGCAGGCTGGGGAGGTGTTTTCTCTGTGCCCTCTGCAGCTTTACTCCGTCTCCCAGCAGCTTCGTCTGGCCAAACCAACCTGCTGTAACGGAGATGCCAAAACCGATCTCGGGCACATCCTGGACTTCACCTGCAGGCTGCGATACCTCAAG ATCTGTGGTACCCGAGGTCCAGTAGGAACCAGTAACATCCAAGAGAGTTGTCTCCCCTTTGACCTGTCTATTTTCAAATCATTGCTGCAAATAGAG atcAGTGAGTGCAGCTCTCAGCAGATTCAAGGTTTGTCATCACTGAGGCCGAGTCTGGCCACAATGAGCATCCACCGCTCCACAGAAACCATGATG TCGATCCTGGTACCGGAGGCAAGTGAGTTCTCACAGTGGGAACCCGAGGGGGTGGAGTCCAGTTGTCCCGTCACCGCCGTCATTCCTGTGTGGAGAAACCTGACCACGCTGGACATGAGCCACAACTGCATCAGCACCATCGACAACTCGGTG AAACTGATTCGAAAAGTGGAGTTTCTGGATCTGAGTTATAACCAGCTGTCCTCAGTAGAAAATCTCCAG CATCTGTACAACTTGGTCCATGTGGATCTGTCCTATAACAGCCTGCGGGTCCTTGAGGCTGCTCACACTCGTCTGGGCAACATAAAAACACTGAGCCTGGCTGGAAACCAGCTGGACCGTCTGACCGGCCTCACCAAGCTCTACTCTCTGGTCAACCTGGACCTGAGCCACAACCAGCTGGCCCAG ttgGAGGAGATCAGGAACATTGGCTCACTGCCGTGTCTTGAGAAACTCAACCTGTCCAGTAATCCCATGTGCATCATCCCAGACTACAGAACCAAAGTCTTGGCTCAGTTCGGAGACCGTGCAGCAGAG GTTTGTCTAGACAGTAAAGTGACGACAGAGAAGGAGCTGGACACAGTGGAAGTGTTGAAAGCCATTCAGAAAGCCAAAGAAGTTAAAGACAGGATGAGCAGCAGTGACAAGAAG ATCAGTGAGGAGACCAGGCTGTCTACTGCTGCACCTCCTCACCTCTtatcctgctcctcctcctcttctcccccctcctcctgctgctcctctgctgtCGCTCCCCCTGctgtcacctcctcctcctcctcctcctcctcttcttgccCGGCCCAGCAGGCTGCCTGCCCCAGCCAAG AAATGACAAGCAGAGAAGAAGCCGCAGTTTCCCTCAGTGTTCTCCCTCCTGTGGATGCTACACCCCCTGCTGAAAGCTTTAACCCCGACACACACCTCCTGTCTGCTCAACACACCCAG aggcagcagcctgctgtcagtctgtctgaacacgcACCGTCTGGCACTCCCACAAGAATTACAACTCCAACTACTGCAACTACTACCGCCACTGCCTG TTGtatctgctcctcttcctcttcccgaCCAGCCGAAGCCAGTCTCAGCTCTACCTGGTGTCCTCTGCTTCCTTCTCACCtgctctccttttcctcctccaacaAAGACTTCACTACCCAGCTCTCCCAGTGCCTCTGCACTGccctgaaggaggagaagaagaaaaagcaggaagcagaggagaaagaggagagggaggagaagaagaggtctGAATCCAGAGAGGTTCAGTCCCATGTGGAGGGCACCCAGGTGGGCAGTCCCAG TCCTGGCTCTGGTGACGGATACTTTGAGATGGGTCTGGATGACACCGGGGAAGAGTCcaactgctcctcctccacgtCGCTCGCTGCTCTTCCTGTCGAGCTCGGCAGCCACCAAGGTGACCTGTCTgacggggaggaggaggtgaacgTCAACTCGGTTCTGTGGTGTTGCTGCCTCcaggtggaggagcaggtggagcaGAAGAATGCCTGTCTGGTGCTGGCAGACCAGCTGTTAGGACTGCTGTATCTCTCCGATGATTTCACACGGACCAATCAAGACACAG ACCAGGAGCAGAGTCCGCCTGTGAAGGAGGTCTTGTCAGGCCTGCAGATGGACCTCCTGCTGCCGTACTCCCAGCTCCTGTTATCCCCCCAAGACCAGCTCCCTGACTGCTGCCTCGCCTTCGGGCTCCAGTCAGCTCCCACGCGCTGGTACATCTTCTCCGAGGTCGAGGCTCTCCGGCAGACCAGGACCGAGCTGACTACGCTGATCCAG gcagcAAAGTCTCACATCGACCTTGAGGCCCCAGAACTTCAGATCCCTCAGCTACTCCCCCCGTCACTCATCAACTCctgggagctggaggagagtcAAGGAGCCCAGGGAGGCTATCCTGCTCAgctccttccctcctccacctcctcttcatccGACATCCACCCACTCCTGTTAGACATCTTATCCCAGGAAGACGAACCCCGCCTGTCctcgctcctcttcctcacccacCGACACCTCTGGGTGCTGAAGATAGACTTCAAAGAGttggcagaaagagaaaggagcaaCGCTGACCTTCATGACTCGTCCTCCTCCTGGTGCAGGCTGCTCCGTGTGCCCCTCGGCTCTGTGATGCTTTACCCCAGAGAGAGAGCTCCTCAGATGGGGGGCGGCACCAGCAAGACCCCCTGCCCCGGCCCGAAACACCAGCACAG GGGGAGTCACACTgcggagctgctgctgggaaaccaaaggctgctgctgctgttccccCTGGCCCAGGACAGAAGCTCCTTCTTGGAGGAGCTGAGCCAGCGGAGAGCATCCCTCGAGGGGCTGAAGATGTTGGCTCTGCCCAAACCCTGCAGGCCCTGTCCACACCAAAGAGAACAAAGACAAG ACCATTACAGATCCAGAGACCAGTGCTGTTGTACCAGTACCAGGAAGTCCCACAGCTCCAGCAG CTGGGACTCCTCTCATCTCCAGCTGGAGGAGAACCAGCCgtcctcccacctcctcccaGGTCTAACCCCAGGACTGAAGCTCCTGGCTCGGCTTGGAGGAGAGCAGCTGTTGGCTTTCTTCCAGAGATATATTGCATTG TCTGAGGCGGAGGAGGTGAGACAGGTGTTGTGGCTGTCTGTGGTTCTCTACAAGTCTCCTGAGGCCGAGCTCAcatgctgcctgctgctctccaaTGATACAATCTACTTCTTGTTGGAGGACTCTGCCTCCACCCTCGGCCATCACTCAG TGTTGGACATCACAGATTCTGGAGATCCAGACGTCTGcctgtgctgctgtctgtccatcagactgtctgagctgctgtctgtcaaCGTGGGACTGTTCGATCAGTACTTCAGAGTTGTAG GTCGTTCGGCCGATCACATCGTGTGCTGTCTCAGCAGGGACAGTTATGGGACGGGCGTCTTTCTTCAGGAGCTGATGTCAGCTctcagtctgcagcagcagcttcctcctccAGAGCCGTCAGATCAGGACTTCTACTCCCAGttcaccaacacaaacacag GTAAGATGCAGAACTATGAGCTGGTCCACAGCAGCAGGGTGAAGTTTATCTATCCcagtgaggaggagatgggagaCCTGACCTTCATCgtggcagagaggaagactCCGGCGAGCGCATCATCTTCATCGTCACGCTCCTTTAATGTCCTGCTGTACCTGCTGGTTTTCCAG GTCCAGATTCCCAGCCAAGGCTCCGCCCTCTCaggcccctcctcctcctcctcttcaggcTCCGCTCCATCTCCAGTGCTCCAGCCCAGgaccctgatcctgaccagCACTGACGTGTTCTTACTGGACGAGGACTACATCAGCTATCCTCTGCCCGACTTTGCCAAAGAACCTCCCTCCAG GGAACGCTATCAGCTGCGTGAGGCTCGGAGGATCCGGGACCTGGACCGGGTCCTGTTGGGCTACCAGACGTACCCTCAGGCTCTCACCCTGGTGTTCGACGACCTGCCCGGCCCCGACCTGCTCTGCCACCTCACCATGGACCACTTCGCCGCCGGAGGGGAGGAAGCTTCGCTCAGAGGCGGCGGAGCCGGCGGAGGCGCAGAGGGCGAGGTCCAGTGGTGCGTCTTCGTCCCGGGAGCCGACAGCAGGGAGAGGCTGATCTCGCTGCTCGCTCGCCAGTGGGAGGCGCTTTGCAGCCGGGAGCTTCCAGTAGAGCTCACCGGCTGA
- the nisch gene encoding nischarin isoform X2 translates to MDPGPYAEEAPERKVCVVGSELVENYTVYIIEVIDGEHRWTVKHRYSDFHDLHEKLTAEKKVDRRLLPPKKILGKNSKSLVERRQKELELYLQTLLQQFPEATPTPLACFLNFHLYEINGITAALAEELFHKGEQLLQAGEVFSLCPLQLYSVSQQLRLAKPTCCNGDAKTDLGHILDFTCRLRYLKICGTRGPVGTSNIQESCLPFDLSIFKSLLQIEISECSSQQIQGLSSLRPSLATMSIHRSTETMMSILVPEASEFSQWEPEGVESSCPVTAVIPVWRNLTTLDMSHNCISTIDNSVKLIRKVEFLDLSYNQLSSVENLQHLYNLVHVDLSYNSLRVLEAAHTRLGNIKTLSLAGNQLDRLTGLTKLYSLVNLDLSHNQLAQLEEIRNIGSLPCLEKLNLSSNPMCIIPDYRTKVLAQFGDRAAEVCLDSKVTTEKELDTVEVLKAIQKAKEVKDRMSSSDKKISEETRLSTAAPPHLLSCSSSSSPPSSCCSSAVAPPAVTSSSSSSSSSCPAQQAACPSQEMTSREEAAVSLSVLPPVDATPPAESFNPDTHLLSAQHTQRQQPAVSLSEHAPSGTPTRITTPTTATTTATACCICSSSSSRPAEASLSSTWCPLLPSHLLSFSSSNKDFTTQLSQCLCTALKEEKKKKQEAEEKEEREEKKRSESREVQSHVEGTQVGSPSPGSGDGYFEMGLDDTGEESNCSSSTSLAALPVELGSHQGDLSDGEEEVNVNSVLWCCCLQVEEQVEQKNACLVLADQLLGLLYLSDDFTRTNQDQEQSPPVKEVLSGLQMDLLLPYSQLLLSPQDQLPDCCLAFGLQSAPTRWYIFSEVEALRQTRTELTTLIQAAKSHIDLEAPELQIPQLLPPSLINSWELEESQGAQGGYPAQLLPSSTSSSSDIHPLLLDILSQEDEPRLSSLLFLTHRHLWVLKIDFKELAERERSNADLHDSSSSWCRLLRVPLGSVMLYPRERAPQMGGGTSKTPCPGPKHQHRGSHTAELLLGNQRLLLLFPLAQDRSSFLEELSQRRASLEGLKMLALPKPCRPCPHQREQRQDHYRSRDQCCCTSTRKSHSSSSWDSSHLQLEENQPSSHLLPGLTPGLKLLARLGGEQLLAFFQRYIALSEAEEVRQVLWLSVVLYKSPEAELTCCLLLSNDTIYFLLEDSASTLGHHSVLDITDSGDPDVCLCCCLSIRLSELLSVNVGLFDQYFRVVGRSADHIVCCLSRDSYGTGVFLQELMSALSLQQQLPPPEPSDQDFYSQFTNTNTGKMQNYELVHSSRVKFIYPSEEEMGDLTFIVAERKTPASASSSSSRSFNVLLYLLVFQVQIPSQGSALSGPSSSSSSGSAPSPVLQPRTLILTSTDVFLLDEDYISYPLPDFAKEPPSRERYQLREARRIRDLDRVLLGYQTYPQALTLVFDDLPGPDLLCHLTMDHFAAGGEEASLRGGGAGGGAEGEVQWCVFVPGADSRERLISLLARQWEALCSRELPVELTG, encoded by the exons ATGGACCCCGGGCCTTATGCAGAGGAGGCCCCGGAGAGGAAAGTGTGTGTCGTCGGCTCGGAGCTGGTGGAAAACTACACT GTCTACATCATTGAGGTGATAGATGGCGAACACAGATGGACTGTGAAGCACCGCTACAGTGACTTCCATGATCTCCATGAAAAA CTGACTGCAGAGAAGAAAGTAGACCGACGACTGCTTCCTCCCAAGAAGATTTTAGGAAAGAACTCGAAGAGTCTGGTCGAGCGGCggcagaaggagctggagctctACCTGCAGACGCTGCTGCAGCAGTTCCCAGAGGCCACACCCACCCCGCTTGCCTGCTTCCTGAATTTTCACCTCTAT gaAATTAACGGCATCACAGCAGCGCTGGCTGAGGAGTTGTTCCATAAAG GTGAGCAGCTGTTGCAGGCTGGGGAGGTGTTTTCTCTGTGCCCTCTGCAGCTTTACTCCGTCTCCCAGCAGCTTCGTCTGGCCAAACCAACCTGCTGTAACGGAGATGCCAAAACCGATCTCGGGCACATCCTGGACTTCACCTGCAGGCTGCGATACCTCAAG ATCTGTGGTACCCGAGGTCCAGTAGGAACCAGTAACATCCAAGAGAGTTGTCTCCCCTTTGACCTGTCTATTTTCAAATCATTGCTGCAAATAGAG atcAGTGAGTGCAGCTCTCAGCAGATTCAAGGTTTGTCATCACTGAGGCCGAGTCTGGCCACAATGAGCATCCACCGCTCCACAGAAACCATGATG TCGATCCTGGTACCGGAGGCAAGTGAGTTCTCACAGTGGGAACCCGAGGGGGTGGAGTCCAGTTGTCCCGTCACCGCCGTCATTCCTGTGTGGAGAAACCTGACCACGCTGGACATGAGCCACAACTGCATCAGCACCATCGACAACTCGGTG AAACTGATTCGAAAAGTGGAGTTTCTGGATCTGAGTTATAACCAGCTGTCCTCAGTAGAAAATCTCCAG CATCTGTACAACTTGGTCCATGTGGATCTGTCCTATAACAGCCTGCGGGTCCTTGAGGCTGCTCACACTCGTCTGGGCAACATAAAAACACTGAGCCTGGCTGGAAACCAGCTGGACCGTCTGACCGGCCTCACCAAGCTCTACTCTCTGGTCAACCTGGACCTGAGCCACAACCAGCTGGCCCAG ttgGAGGAGATCAGGAACATTGGCTCACTGCCGTGTCTTGAGAAACTCAACCTGTCCAGTAATCCCATGTGCATCATCCCAGACTACAGAACCAAAGTCTTGGCTCAGTTCGGAGACCGTGCAGCAGAG GTTTGTCTAGACAGTAAAGTGACGACAGAGAAGGAGCTGGACACAGTGGAAGTGTTGAAAGCCATTCAGAAAGCCAAAGAAGTTAAAGACAGGATGAGCAGCAGTGACAAGAAG ATCAGTGAGGAGACCAGGCTGTCTACTGCTGCACCTCCTCACCTCTtatcctgctcctcctcctcttctcccccctcctcctgctgctcctctgctgtCGCTCCCCCTGctgtcacctcctcctcctcctcctcctcctcttcttgccCGGCCCAGCAGGCTGCCTGCCCCAGCCAAG AAATGACAAGCAGAGAAGAAGCCGCAGTTTCCCTCAGTGTTCTCCCTCCTGTGGATGCTACACCCCCTGCTGAAAGCTTTAACCCCGACACACACCTCCTGTCTGCTCAACACACCCAG aggcagcagcctgctgtcagtctgtctgaacacgcACCGTCTGGCACTCCCACAAGAATTACAACTCCAACTACTGCAACTACTACCGCCACTGCCTG TTGtatctgctcctcttcctcttcccgaCCAGCCGAAGCCAGTCTCAGCTCTACCTGGTGTCCTCTGCTTCCTTCTCACCtgctctccttttcctcctccaacaAAGACTTCACTACCCAGCTCTCCCAGTGCCTCTGCACTGccctgaaggaggagaagaagaaaaagcaggaagcagaggagaaagaggagagggaggagaagaagaggtctGAATCCAGAGAGGTTCAGTCCCATGTGGAGGGCACCCAGGTGGGCAGTCCCAG TCCTGGCTCTGGTGACGGATACTTTGAGATGGGTCTGGATGACACCGGGGAAGAGTCcaactgctcctcctccacgtCGCTCGCTGCTCTTCCTGTCGAGCTCGGCAGCCACCAAGGTGACCTGTCTgacggggaggaggaggtgaacgTCAACTCGGTTCTGTGGTGTTGCTGCCTCcaggtggaggagcaggtggagcaGAAGAATGCCTGTCTGGTGCTGGCAGACCAGCTGTTAGGACTGCTGTATCTCTCCGATGATTTCACACGGACCAATCA AGACCAGGAGCAGAGTCCGCCTGTGAAGGAGGTCTTGTCAGGCCTGCAGATGGACCTCCTGCTGCCGTACTCCCAGCTCCTGTTATCCCCCCAAGACCAGCTCCCTGACTGCTGCCTCGCCTTCGGGCTCCAGTCAGCTCCCACGCGCTGGTACATCTTCTCCGAGGTCGAGGCTCTCCGGCAGACCAGGACCGAGCTGACTACGCTGATCCAG gcagcAAAGTCTCACATCGACCTTGAGGCCCCAGAACTTCAGATCCCTCAGCTACTCCCCCCGTCACTCATCAACTCctgggagctggaggagagtcAAGGAGCCCAGGGAGGCTATCCTGCTCAgctccttccctcctccacctcctcttcatccGACATCCACCCACTCCTGTTAGACATCTTATCCCAGGAAGACGAACCCCGCCTGTCctcgctcctcttcctcacccacCGACACCTCTGGGTGCTGAAGATAGACTTCAAAGAGttggcagaaagagaaaggagcaaCGCTGACCTTCATGACTCGTCCTCCTCCTGGTGCAGGCTGCTCCGTGTGCCCCTCGGCTCTGTGATGCTTTACCCCAGAGAGAGAGCTCCTCAGATGGGGGGCGGCACCAGCAAGACCCCCTGCCCCGGCCCGAAACACCAGCACAG GGGGAGTCACACTgcggagctgctgctgggaaaccaaaggctgctgctgctgttccccCTGGCCCAGGACAGAAGCTCCTTCTTGGAGGAGCTGAGCCAGCGGAGAGCATCCCTCGAGGGGCTGAAGATGTTGGCTCTGCCCAAACCCTGCAGGCCCTGTCCACACCAAAGAGAACAAAGACAAG ACCATTACAGATCCAGAGACCAGTGCTGTTGTACCAGTACCAGGAAGTCCCACAGCTCCAGCAG CTGGGACTCCTCTCATCTCCAGCTGGAGGAGAACCAGCCgtcctcccacctcctcccaGGTCTAACCCCAGGACTGAAGCTCCTGGCTCGGCTTGGAGGAGAGCAGCTGTTGGCTTTCTTCCAGAGATATATTGCATTG TCTGAGGCGGAGGAGGTGAGACAGGTGTTGTGGCTGTCTGTGGTTCTCTACAAGTCTCCTGAGGCCGAGCTCAcatgctgcctgctgctctccaaTGATACAATCTACTTCTTGTTGGAGGACTCTGCCTCCACCCTCGGCCATCACTCAG TGTTGGACATCACAGATTCTGGAGATCCAGACGTCTGcctgtgctgctgtctgtccatcagactgtctgagctgctgtctgtcaaCGTGGGACTGTTCGATCAGTACTTCAGAGTTGTAG GTCGTTCGGCCGATCACATCGTGTGCTGTCTCAGCAGGGACAGTTATGGGACGGGCGTCTTTCTTCAGGAGCTGATGTCAGCTctcagtctgcagcagcagcttcctcctccAGAGCCGTCAGATCAGGACTTCTACTCCCAGttcaccaacacaaacacag GTAAGATGCAGAACTATGAGCTGGTCCACAGCAGCAGGGTGAAGTTTATCTATCCcagtgaggaggagatgggagaCCTGACCTTCATCgtggcagagaggaagactCCGGCGAGCGCATCATCTTCATCGTCACGCTCCTTTAATGTCCTGCTGTACCTGCTGGTTTTCCAG GTCCAGATTCCCAGCCAAGGCTCCGCCCTCTCaggcccctcctcctcctcctcttcaggcTCCGCTCCATCTCCAGTGCTCCAGCCCAGgaccctgatcctgaccagCACTGACGTGTTCTTACTGGACGAGGACTACATCAGCTATCCTCTGCCCGACTTTGCCAAAGAACCTCCCTCCAG GGAACGCTATCAGCTGCGTGAGGCTCGGAGGATCCGGGACCTGGACCGGGTCCTGTTGGGCTACCAGACGTACCCTCAGGCTCTCACCCTGGTGTTCGACGACCTGCCCGGCCCCGACCTGCTCTGCCACCTCACCATGGACCACTTCGCCGCCGGAGGGGAGGAAGCTTCGCTCAGAGGCGGCGGAGCCGGCGGAGGCGCAGAGGGCGAGGTCCAGTGGTGCGTCTTCGTCCCGGGAGCCGACAGCAGGGAGAGGCTGATCTCGCTGCTCGCTCGCCAGTGGGAGGCGCTTTGCAGCCGGGAGCTTCCAGTAGAGCTCACCGGCTGA